The nucleotide window AAGGGAAATGTTGCCAGGGGCtgatggggagggcaggggagcagaggggcagaaaggGCCATGGAGGAGCAGAAGCAAGTTAGAGCTTTCTCTTGAGCTTGCGGCTGGCCCCACCACCCCCACTCCGCTCCCGCTTCTCCTTGCGGACGCAGAAGTACTTGGTGACCCTTTTGCGGCACTGCTCGCACCGCACGGCGCAGCACCAGTGGAACTTGCAGTTGCAGCTGGACACCATCTCTGCTCGCCTCTCCTCCACTGCCAGCCCACAGTCCCCGCACAGCCGCCGGCAGCTCCGCTTCTCCCATTTGCTGAGCGCCTTGCCCCTCTTCAGGCACTCCCTGCCCTCCGTGCCCAGCAGCCCCAGCGTCTTGTTCTCCAGGCAGTAGTCAGGAGAGTCTTCTAAATGGACTAGCTCCTTCTTGGAGATGGAGCTGAAGGTCTCGGCGATGGCACCCCGGCTGGCAGCGCTGTTCCCTGCCCCCTGCAGCAAGTCCACCTTCAGGGCTTTGTGATACCTCTCCTTGAGGTAAGTGCCCACCTCCCGAAACtcaggcagctgcagccagcaggtCTGGGTGGTGCAGCTCCCCGACACGCCATGGCATTTACAAGTCCGCTTCATGGTCCCTTTCACAGCCTACAGGGTGAGGAGAAAGGGGATTCAGGAAAAAGCCCAGAGGGGTCATTTCTGTGCTGCAGTGCATGGAGAAACATGGCTCCAGGCCTGTAGAGGGGTTTGCCATCGACCCTCCCTGTGCAGTAGTCCTGCCCGGGGGTTGTTGGCTTAAAGCTCGCAGATTTGCTTCTCCGCAGTACTCCCCTACTTGAACCGGGAGACAGAGGACAGCAGGAAGCCATTAACAGTGTGATCACGGAAGGTTTGCTACCTTAGAACACACACCACCCATCACATCAGTACTGCTGCCATCCCCTTCTCCTCGGCACGGTAGTTGTTTTTTCTGGACACGTGCTTTTAGCCACAGCAGGTTGTGACTCTCCACAGTGAATGGCCAGAGCCAATCTGGTATGCACTGTCAGGTCTGGAGGGAGAGAAGGGCTTACCTTTCTACCCGCCTCATTGTTATGCAGGTTCATAGCAGCTCTGGCATCTTGTCCAGTCTCCAGGGCATCCACAAACTGCTTGGAAATGGCTTCCCCAAAGCCCACGTTATCACTGCAGCCTCCCCACAGCCAGCCTTGCCCCCCTAGGAAAGGAGACGAGATGTGTGCTGTCAGGGAACCAGCCCCTCACCTGCCTGGCTTATGGCTCTGGGGACAAGAAAGGGTCTCAGAAGTGATGGGAGGGAATGGAGGCTGTGGGGCAAGTCCAGCCTTTCACCTCGCGATACTCCCCGATTCCCTCCCCTTGGGCTCATGCCATTTCTACTGAGGCCTGGATAGTGACTCATTCAGGCAGCGAAGGGGTATGTCCTGTGGGACAAGCCCAGGGATTTCCAGGCTTTCTGTAGAGCAGGATTCAGAAGCTGTTAATTATCATGCATTAGCAGCCATATAGATAAAGCTTTGGGTCTTTACTCACCTTCCCTCAAACCTTGACTTGAACTGGTTCAGTCTAACTCGCAGGGGCAGCATCTTGCTAACATGGATTAGCGAACTGGTGGAGGTATCCTGGTCAGAGGGAACAGATTCCCCTCCTCTGGGAAACAACCCAAGCCCAGCACACATGTATTGAGGAGGCCCTCTTTTTGGTACACACAGAATCCTGGGATGATGTTGAGCATCTCAGAAGGGTCTGATTTTCCAGTTATCATAAAGAGACAAAGGAGTCAGCACAGAACCGGGAGAATGCACAGCAAGACATGGAGGGTACTTTTCCTAACTGCGTGGGAGCTCGAAAACTTAGCTTGGCTGACTGGAAACATGCCATGcagtttgcttcttttcctcctAGAGAAAAATGCCAAATTCATTTTGAAGTTTTGAAGTCTGGAACATTCTGACCCTAACGTGCCTTGGCAGTACATCTTGGGAGTTGTGGTTTAATGGCCTTGTGCCTCTCTTGAAAGGCCCAGCTTCTGCCTGGACTTGCTCAGAGGATCACGGTCCCCTCTTCCAGGGAAAGGCTGGGGTGTCTCATGGGAGGTGGGTAATTGCAGAGGATGAAGAAGTCCATATCAAGAGCTGGGACCGAAGGCAGAATGGCAACCTTTCACCAACTTGGATTCAGCGCAATGGCATTTAGAATTGAATCCCACTGTTTTGGACAAGCCCAAACTTTTCCTTTGCCTTCCGAGGTTTTAAGTTCACAATGgaaaattttcatgaaaaacagaTATGTTTGGGGGAAAAGAAGTGTAGCATGAGTAACTCAGTTTCCCAGAGAAGATAATATTGGGCGTGTCATTGCCCAAAGGTCTAGCTCTGCTAGAGATGGGCTATCCCATGCCTCCGACACCTAAGAAGCagtggctgttttaaaaactATTAGCCAATAAAGCAGATTACTAAATATTGGACACTCCAGAGGAGTTTGTCATAAACTAACACGTACCGACTGCCCAGTGCAGCTGGGCGGGGAATggcttttaaaagattttgaTAATTTGAAATTTGGCCTCTTTCCATTCAAAACAAAAGACCAAAATGTCAATGTTTTCTGTAAAAGCCGAGCAGAGAACTGGAGTGGTGCAGCCTTGGGTTCCACACCCGGGGGTGCTTAGTGGCTGCGGGCCTGAGTACTGCTGCGTCAGGAACAGGGTGAAGGCTGTGTGCTGCCACAGCGGTTCTCCTGGTTGTGCTCTCATGCGCCTGCCATGCTGACAAATGCTGGAGAGGTTTATGAATGCCACCCTACTTTCCTTCCTGGTAATTCTGCTCTGGGGCCACCCTGGTCCTGGAGACCCTGGAAGCCCCGAGGTGCCTGATCAGTGCTGCTCTAACCAGACCTGCCGTTTAGATGTTCGGCATCAGATTCTCTCGTCTGCCGGTATGATACAGTCATTCCCTCCAGCAGCTTAAACAGAGTGGTTCTTGATTTGAAACAGGGAAACTGCAACCCCCTTCTACTTTCCTACTCATTGAGAAAGTAATGGAAAACACCAAGGGCTCagcctcagctggtgtaaattggaAGTGGCCCCATTATCTTCCATAGAGCTACTTTGGTTTGAGCCAGGCAAAGCTCTGCTCTGGGCATTATTTCCAGGTGCAGGGACCAGGAGGAGGAGTTGTTTCTGcaggctggagaggagaggagaggagaggagaggagaggagaggagaggagaggagaggagaggagaggagaggagaggagaggagaggagaggagaggagaggagaggaggagctgTCTCCTGCCACCTGGGACATGAGAGAGGGATGGCAGCTCGTCTCTCCTTACCCAGCTGTCCATTGCGGGAGTCATCACAGCCACAGTTGTCAAAATCTCCCAGGCTGCAGTTCCGGGTCAGCGTGTACATGACACCCGCAGAGCTGATGGCATGGACAAAAGCGGTTTCTCGGTTTGCTGTCAAGTGGGAATACAAGGAGAGCAGATGTGATAAAGATTTCATGGCGAGACCAGTGTTAGAAACAACTCCTGCCATGCAGGAGACTGCATAAGAAGAGATTTGCAATGGGCAGGGCTTTGTGGGGTGGAGACGAGGCCCAACATGTCAGATTAGGTTAGTTTTGGCTTGCACGAAGGCAGAAGCTCCCAAATTCGATCCAGACTGACTCATGCCATTTCCAAGGGTGTGGATGAGTTTAGCACTTGGCTGTCCTTGTGGGAGCTCAGCAGTGGGgatgcagcacagacagccaaaTGTCCCCCATGTCATGCTAATAGACCCCAGAGGGGAAGGGGCTCTCTCCAAGTATTAAAGAGCTCCTTCCTCATAGCCACCTCGAGCCTTACCTTCTGCTGGACACTGTCCAGGGCTCAGAGCAGGGACCATACCTACCCACCAGGACCAGTGTGGTGATCATCAGTGGACTTCACTGAGCCTTTGGCTTTCATTTAATACCAGCAAGGTATCTGAGCAGATAACCTTGATGGGAATGCTTCAGGGACTCGCTCCCAGTCCCAGAGTGTTACTTTGTCCTGCAATTGCCTCCTCAAGGCGCCACTTTGAAACCTCTGTCCACCTCTGCCTGGGACCCTGGTCCCTCATCTGCTGCCAGTCCTACCAGAGGCCTGAGGCTCTTCTCCATACCCAGGTCCTGCCTGTACAGGGCAGGTATGAGCTCAGCCCAATGCCATACATGGGTCTAGAGGACCAGGTATGCACCGAAACATTTCCTGGTACCTGCAAATGGGCAAGGAATGGGATACAGTGACAATGACCACAGCTCCATGCCCTGCAGTGGCACAGGTCATGGATGCTGGATTTCTGCCCAAGGTGACCCTGACATCTGGAAGCTGTGGGAAGacttttctcctgcctcttggCCAGAGCACAGCCACTGATAAGCTCTTTCCTGCTTCCTTTGGCCATATCCCTCTGCTTGCCACCCCACCACCCCGTGCTGGTTCTCAGCCTCCCTGGGACACCCTGGCAAGAGACACCACATAGGCATGGCATGTCCAGCAGCCCACACCACAGGTTGTGGCAGTGCATCCTTGCAGGGAGCCAGTTGTGTGAGAGTTGGTGGGACGCTCCCGTCCTGCGCAAGCTGGGGCTCGGCAGGTCTGGAGGCGATCCTGGCATTGCGAGGCTGGCTTGTCTTGAAGCTGGATCCCAGCGTGTGTCTGGGAGCTGATGGGTGAAGGGGCCTCCTGGAACGATCCCTCCGGGGCATTCCTCAGAGAGGCACATCCcaggtgggggtggggaagaaaaggaggcacCTGGGAAGAGAAGAGGGGCCCATGGGCTCTAACCTGTAGCGAGGGGGTCCCAGTAGTGGTATCCAATGCTTTCCTTACCGCTGCGCAGCCCGccgtggctggagagctgcagtgcCCTCTCGGGGCAGTTCCAGCGGTCCCAGGCGAACTGGAACTTGCACTCCTCGATGCCGCTCTGTGCCCCGGCCGCCACGCTGCTGGAGTAGATGAGATAGGCCTAGGAGCAGAGGAACAGGTCAGGAAGGGGGGACGGTGTGTGCCCCACTTCAGCCCCCTCAGCATTAACTTGCAAAACGGAGGCAGGACGCATTGGCCGGCATACAGGGACAGCCCCATGGGTGACAGACTGGGAATGTCCCCAGGCTACTCCTAGGGTCCAGGGGAGTCACTCAGCAGCTCTAGTTTCCATCGCAGGCAGCGCAAAGCTGGTGTAGCCCCAGCGGCTTCCCACACAGCAGAGGGGCTGATGCAGGTGTAGCTTTCCTGCCCTGCACTGCATATTGTGGGTCCTGCTGCTTTGGGTCTAGATGGATGGAGATGCACAGTGCAAAACACCAGGAAGAACATGGCCCCAGGCTCCCCAGGAGGCTGGCATTCAACTGAAAATAACTTGCATGCCATCTTACAGAGACAAGATGTACAGAACTGAGGTCTCTCAGGCTTGGCTCCCCTGGGGAGTGGAgctcaccaccagcagcagcagcaaatgcattttctgcTGTGCTGGGTCAGAGCCTGGGCCTCCTGGGGGCGAAGGCTGAGCTGTTGGCTGTTAGCCACATTAAGAGATGTGCCAGCCAGCCCCTGCAATGGGGAACCCCTTATCTCTCCAGTGCAAGAGGAGGCAGAGCCTTCTCCTCAGAGACTGGGGAGCTCCAGGCCAGCAGGTGCCTCAGCCTGCCTCCTCCTTCACTGCAGCCCCAAGGGGACAGCCAGTGCTTTGGGGCAAGGTCACTCCACCTTAGCATTAAGAGCTGTAGAAAGAGCTAGATGGGCTTGGAGGCATTCCTGGGAAACAGGCAGAACAAAAATCAGGTGAATTTTACAACTGGTCCTGGCTAGGAAAAAAAGCCTCTGAAAGAGGGGTGCAAGGAGGCAGGGGGGGTCAAAAATACTGAAGACGGTCCTGGCAATTCCATTTGTGTTCCTTGGGGAAGTATGATTTGCAGGACCTACAGAAAGTACCTTTCCAGCTCAATGAATGTGGCTCCTGATGCTAACCTGATCATCAGGAAGCAATAGATGACAGGTGAGAACCTCAGCTGGTGCCAATAGACAAATCTCCAAAATCTGGCCCCAGCCAGCTTAAAAGGACCTCAGGCCAACTTTCCTCAGAGCTGATATAGATTAAGGAGCTGTGGCTTACAGCAGGTATTTCTGGCTTCCCCTCTGCCTTGTTGCTGGAAACCTGGGAGTGAGGGGAGCTCTGGCTGAGGCTGGATGGAGAGGAGTGGGAAGGAGGAGCCCCTCCCTCCCTGGGTTTAGTGGAATCAGGGACAGAGATCAAAGGGATTTCTCTTACCTTGGGGCCTGTCATCAGGAAATTATTCACTGACCTGGAAGACAGAGACAGTGTCAGCAGGGAGGGGATGATGGCAGAGGGGCCTGGGGAATGCCTGGCATCCCAGGACTCTTCTCTCAGCACCTGCAGCCTGCCTGTCTCCTGGCTGCAGGCACCTTTGGTCTCTCCCCTGTCTCCCTTCACTGCTCCCTGCGAGCTGGGATCgtgccttctccttccccattCCCCCCAGCAAAGCTGTACTGGGCTGCAATCCCCTTGCTGCTGcctccttttgctttcctctgcacAGCTGCCCTTCATaccaatcccccccccccttttttttttttagtgctttccTGTTCCCCCAGCCTTGCTTTTTACCCTACCAAACTGCTCTTTGGCTTAACTCAGGGTAGCATTGCCCCCAGCCTCGGGAGCTGGACCATGTGCCAGCACCGCTCTCCCTGTGGGACCATGCTGAGGTAAAGAGGAGGTCACACCACTGCTCCTTCATGGTGTGtgtcccagcagcatcccccccccccgatcaTGGTTGCTTGTTTTGCTGTGGTGCCAGCTCTGGCTACCCATGCTCTACTCTTGGCCATGTTATGGTGATGGCTGAGTACAAACATGCTTGTCCTTCCCATTCTGCTGGGCACTGCACAATGGGGGAGCGGGGGTATGCATAGGGGTGGTCCTAGCCAAAATTAAACTTTCTGGTGTTCCCACTGAAGGGATCATCTCTAAGGGCCACAAGGCAGCGTGGCTGGTCTCCATCACTCTCTCCAGGGGCTTGCAAAGCAGAGCTGATGCTGGCCAGTCTGAGTCTCCTCGAGCATGAAAGAATGTTTCAGTGCAAATGGTCCGTCAGCATTAGGACTCCATGCAGTGCAGTGACCACGATTAAGAATCTGGAGGATGGCTGGGTGAATCCAGCTTAGCTGTGTCATAGCAGAAAGAAGTGAGGCTTTAAAAAGGCCTAAGAGCCAACCCCAAATATCCCTAGCCAGAAATGAAGCAAGAAAAGGGAGGTTTCTCCTACAAATGCCTCATTCCATTCTTTCCAGGTTTGCAAAATAACCCTCATCACTACTTCTCGTGAGTCTCTGGAGTGTCCGCATTCTGTCCCTTCAATGGAGCGgcatgctctgctctgcagttgGGCTACCTGGCATGCAGTGATGCTTGCTGCTTTTCTagcgcctctctgttccctgaaaATCCCAGTAGCTGGGTGGACCATGGCTGGATGCAGGGGAGAAAGGTGCAGGTTAgggtatgggtttttttcccctgtgtgttTTCAAGTGATGCTGTCTGGAGCCAGAGGTATCCCTGCTAAGGGAGAGAAAGGCACTGTCCCATTGTGCTACAAATCCAGCACAGAGAGTGCAGGGCCATCCCAGAGTGGGCTTGGGCGCAGGCAGAAGCAGGCACTGCTGTCCCAAGTTGGGGGACAAAGTGTAGCCATGCTGTAGCCCTGCCATGGACATGAGGGCAGCCACGGTGGTGGGACTGGTGCCCAGACATCAGACACATGAGAGATTTAGAGTGGATGTTTCCCTGCCCTGGAAAACTGCTCCTGTGGTCAGCAAGCCCGTTTCACCTCCACTAGAACTGCCCTCATGGAGATCCTCTCCAAGGTACACCACAAAAAGGAGGTCGTTATTTTAGCTTGGTCAAAATCGCAAGAAACCTGATCTTTGCTGTTACTTACAGTTTAGAAAGAGTTGAGAGAACTAGTTTGCAAAGTTTCACTCTGGCaagtctaactttttttttttttttttttttgtgtggaaaTGTGTCTATATTGACAAAACTTGCTTTGGGAAAGATTCCCCTGGGTCAGAATGGGAGGGAGAGGGctgtgccagggcactgtgagaGCAAGAGATCCTTTCCCTTTGTTCCAGGCCTGGGATTCAGACCCGGCTACACTCCAGCCCCCATGGGTACTTTAGCACGAAGTCGATGGCTGTTTTGCAGAGGAATTTTCCTTTGGGAGCTGCTTCTGCATTGTACAGCTAATTAAATATTTCCTGGGACTTGGAGAGATGGCATCTGTAGCCGGGTGATTAGAGCATCGGGTGACCTGAATCACACAGGGCCATGAACCTAGGGCTATTCAGACTGTGTAAGCTCCATGGGTCCCCATCCTAATGCAACTGGGTAGCAGCATGAACAAGTCATTTTTCCATCTGGTTTCCCTCCTGTCCTTTGCCTTGACCTTAGGCGCTTTGCTATGGGGACCACACTCAGGATGGTGTCAGTGTGAATCTGAGCCCctggcagcagctgtgagaaaacTCTGGTAAAATGCCCCCGTGTACGCAAGATCTAGACAATTGCAAGtcctctcttctcttgcttttgtGGCCAAAACAAGAGATACATTGCTTCCCACCTGGGTAGGAAAAGCCAAATTCACAGTGTGCAAGAAGGATTTGCTTCAAACCCTTGCTGGCCTCAACCTGGATTAGGAACATCCGAGCAGTTGCACGGGTGGCTTTAGGAGGAGGACAGTAATCCACAAGTTCAGGGTTTACAGCAAACCAGCCTGTTAGCAGGTGTCAATTGACATAACTGCATTGAAGCAGAGGATCTGTTCCTCCCGGGATAAACCTCAAGGTTCACAAAAAGGCCAAGTTCAGGATATGCCAATTCACCATCTGCAGCTGAGCAAATGGTACAGTAGCAATTTCCCAGCAGGAtattctaaacatttttattaagtcGGAGAGACAGAAGGCATTTTCCCTGAGCTCTCTGATCAACAGGCAGACACGCTGCTGGGTGAGTTTGTAGGACTTAGACAAGTAAAGGATTCATTTAGACTGGTACACTTGACCCCCTGCATTTAACTCTTGCAGCTGCAAGTGGATTCAGGAGAGGGGAGATGGGACTGTCGTATGGCTGGAGGCTAGCTgaaatttttcttatttatgctgagagagaaggaaagataaTAATGGAGACAAAATCTGTGCACTTTGTCTTTGCTCATATGATCTAGCTAAGAAAAATGCATCTCTATTCTGGATATAGTCTCCAGCAAGGGCAGAGAGTAATTAAGCCACTTGTTCCACGGATGTAGTGCAATATTGACAATGCCACTAGAGTAATCTCTGTGCTGCAAATAGGAATCGCTGCAAATAGGAATCACTGCAAAAATGAATCTCCATTTTTGTCTCTGtagtgtgatttttattttttaatttctttatttctactaATTTTCCGTACCActttaaaggaaagcagaatataATCCTAAGCTAACTAGCTAGCTGCATCCACAATGGGTGTAAACCAGCCCAATTCCCATGACTTCGGTGTCACCACACTGATTTAAAACTTTGTGAAATCACACATATGAAAGGAAAtgcttgaaattatttcttttctgcaagaaAGGATCCAGGGTTTCTAGCTAACTAAACCTCTTTCCCTCCACCTTCAAACTCCAGGACGGCATTAcatggactgaagcagaacagaGACAGACCTCAGCAGGTAGAGAGAGGAGTCCCACCGACTTCTTCAGCCTCCTCCCCAGTCCATGCAGGGCCCTGGGCAGGGCATGCTGCTTCCCTCACTGCAACTCTATGCATGCAGGTGAAAAGCAAATCTAGAGCAAGTGATTTTCATTGTGTCTGATATTAGGAAATTATCTCAAAGCTAATGAGTATCTATAGCAGGAATTGTCTATCATAGTTTTATTGAACCGGAAAGCAAATAACCCTGCCAAGCAGCTGTCCcattatattttacatatatcaAATACTAATAAGCCTCTGATAACTTCTGTTCAGTTACAAATTTAACCAATAACAGCACCCCGCTCCTCAGTTTAATATGCCCCAAGAGCCTTATCAAATCTCCCATTAAAGTATTTGTTTGATACCTTATCACCTACTCATGCTACTGTGCTGCTGGTTCAGCTCTTTAGAAAATTATAAAGCTGTATTTAGATCTTTACCATCATTattgtaaatacagaaaatacatacaaTTTCATTTTGGATCTGAGTTTCATTCTCAAGTACAAACTCCCCCAAGTTATTAGAAAACCAGTGACACTGGAAACTAAAGGCGATCCCAAAGCTGAAGTGtaaaaaaacatttagaaacaaGCTGCTGCATTAGAGATTGTCACATTTTTCCCACAGGATAGGAGACCAGGAGGCAACTCATTATCATTtggagctttactttttttttcccccttcatttctctctcttttgttatatttatttgttttctagtTCCTAAATGCAACCCTGATATTTTGCTCATCTAGAAACACGCTGACCGTTCAACCTAGCTGACATGGCAGCATCTAATCCACACTCAGAGAAGAGAAGTggccacatatatatatatatatatatatatatatataaaaaaataattgttgatCTATATTGCCAACCCCCTCGCCATTCTCATGAttaaatcacaggaaaaaagaatCTTGTTGCATTTTAAGCTGTTGGATCAGATAAAGAAGACCAGCAAAAACTGCAAGCAGGGTTATTGTATGATTCCCACAAACCttgcttttttctcctcaagAGTTAAGGGACAGGTTCTGTAATACGATTGTTTTGAATAAagtttgcagtttttctttctctcaggaAACCATGACCTATGAAAAACAGGCAGAGAGAAGCAGGACTATCTATAAACTTTTCTCTTAGAGAAAAACTTCCGAAAGGCAGACAGGGAATTTAGATACCCAAATTCCATTGAAAATGCCTGGGATTTCTGTATTTAACTCTACTTTGTGGTCTGAAATTTCTTCCCTTTgaactgtttctttaaaatgttggGGGTTTGTTTATCTTTTAATGTATTCTAAATCTGTTTAGATTGAGGAAAG belongs to Harpia harpyja isolate bHarHar1 chromosome 10, bHarHar1 primary haplotype, whole genome shotgun sequence and includes:
- the WNT8B gene encoding protein Wnt-8b, giving the protein MDPYLGIFFLTPFFQSCCAWSVNNFLMTGPKAYLIYSSSVAAGAQSGIEECKFQFAWDRWNCPERALQLSSHGGLRSANRETAFVHAISSAGVMYTLTRNCSLGDFDNCGCDDSRNGQLGGQGWLWGGCSDNVGFGEAISKQFVDALETGQDARAAMNLHNNEAGRKAVKGTMKRTCKCHGVSGSCTTQTCWLQLPEFREVGTYLKERYHKALKVDLLQGAGNSAASRGAIAETFSSISKKELVHLEDSPDYCLENKTLGLLGTEGRECLKRGKALSKWEKRSCRRLCGDCGLAVEERRAEMVSSCNCKFHWCCAVRCEQCRKRVTKYFCVRKEKRERSGGGGASRKLKRKL